The Leucobacter rhizosphaerae genome includes a region encoding these proteins:
- the kdpB gene encoding potassium-transporting ATPase subunit KdpB yields MSTLTATHSSPTSTHTRTTGFSWNQIRAAIPGAFRKLDPREQWRNPVMFLVWIGAAFTTILALAEPVIGGPADSGGTRVPLSFTWAIAVWLWLTVLFANLAESVAEGRGKAQAETLRKTRTSTLANRLDDYYPAPDPSAESVGITQVSSSDLTLGDLVVVTAGELIPGDGDIVWGIASVDESAITGESAPVVRESGGDRSAVTGGTRVLSDRIVVRITSKPGETFVDRMISLVEGAARQKTPNEIALNILLASLSIIFVVVALTLNPIASYAAAPVSVTVLVALLVCLIPTTIGALLSAIGIAGMDRLVQRNVLAMSGRAVEAAGDVTTLLLDKTGTITYGNRRASAFVRVGGVQEQELVRAAALSSLADPTPEGVSIVDLAEREHGEVDRNTTGEIVPFTAQTRMSGLDLSDGTQIRKGAGSAIMAWLEDGGERLPSSLVAELNEYVERISQSGGTPLVVATKDATGAGRLLGVVHLKDVVKEGLPAKFAEMRAMGIRTVMITGDNPLTAAAIAKEAGVDDFLAEATPEDKLAYIRKEQEGGNLVAMTGDGTNDAPALAQADVGVAMNSGTSAAKEAGNMVDLDSDPSKLIDVVRIGKQLLITRGALTTFSIANDLAKYFAIIPAMFMGVFPQLAALNIMGLHSPASAVLSAIIFNAIVIVFLIPLALRGVKYRPGNASRILGRNLAVYGLGGVIAPFIGIWLIDLLVRFIPGF; encoded by the coding sequence ATGTCCACACTCACTGCGACGCACTCGTCGCCGACGTCCACTCACACCCGCACGACCGGGTTCTCCTGGAATCAGATCCGGGCGGCCATTCCCGGAGCATTCCGAAAACTCGATCCCCGGGAGCAGTGGCGCAACCCCGTCATGTTCCTGGTGTGGATCGGTGCGGCCTTCACGACGATCCTCGCCCTCGCGGAACCCGTGATCGGCGGACCCGCCGACTCGGGCGGAACGCGCGTACCACTCTCTTTCACCTGGGCCATCGCGGTCTGGCTGTGGCTGACCGTGCTCTTCGCGAACCTCGCCGAGTCGGTGGCGGAGGGCCGCGGCAAAGCGCAGGCCGAGACGCTCCGGAAGACACGCACGAGCACCCTGGCCAACCGACTGGACGACTATTATCCGGCGCCGGATCCCTCCGCGGAGTCCGTCGGCATCACCCAGGTCTCGTCCTCCGACCTCACGCTGGGCGACCTCGTGGTCGTCACCGCCGGCGAACTCATACCCGGTGACGGCGACATCGTCTGGGGCATCGCGTCCGTTGACGAGTCCGCCATCACCGGAGAGTCCGCCCCCGTGGTGCGCGAGTCCGGCGGCGACCGATCGGCGGTGACGGGCGGCACGCGCGTCCTCTCGGACCGGATCGTGGTGCGCATCACCTCCAAGCCCGGTGAGACGTTCGTGGATCGGATGATCTCCCTCGTCGAGGGCGCGGCACGGCAGAAGACGCCGAACGAGATCGCGCTGAACATCCTGCTCGCGTCACTGTCGATCATTTTCGTCGTCGTCGCGCTCACCCTGAACCCGATCGCGTCCTACGCGGCCGCCCCCGTGAGCGTCACCGTGCTGGTCGCGCTCCTCGTGTGCCTCATCCCCACCACCATCGGGGCGCTGCTCTCGGCCATCGGCATTGCCGGGATGGATCGGCTCGTGCAACGCAACGTCCTGGCGATGTCCGGGCGTGCGGTCGAAGCCGCAGGCGATGTGACGACGCTGCTGCTGGACAAGACCGGCACCATTACCTACGGCAACCGGCGCGCCAGCGCGTTCGTCCGCGTCGGCGGGGTGCAGGAGCAGGAGCTGGTCCGGGCCGCCGCGCTGTCGTCGCTGGCCGACCCGACCCCGGAGGGCGTGTCGATCGTGGACCTCGCCGAGCGTGAGCACGGAGAGGTCGATCGGAACACGACCGGGGAGATCGTCCCGTTCACGGCGCAGACCCGCATGTCGGGCCTGGACCTGTCCGATGGCACCCAGATTCGCAAGGGCGCAGGCTCTGCAATCATGGCGTGGTTGGAAGACGGTGGTGAACGGTTGCCGTCGTCGCTGGTCGCGGAGCTCAACGAATATGTCGAGCGCATCTCCCAGTCCGGCGGCACCCCGCTCGTCGTCGCCACCAAGGACGCGACCGGTGCGGGGCGTCTGCTCGGTGTGGTGCATCTCAAGGATGTTGTCAAGGAGGGGCTGCCGGCGAAGTTCGCCGAGATGCGCGCGATGGGCATCCGCACGGTGATGATCACCGGCGACAACCCTCTCACCGCTGCCGCGATCGCGAAGGAAGCCGGCGTCGACGACTTCCTCGCCGAAGCCACCCCGGAGGACAAACTCGCCTACATCCGTAAGGAGCAGGAAGGCGGGAACCTGGTCGCGATGACCGGCGACGGCACGAACGACGCACCCGCGCTCGCGCAGGCCGATGTCGGGGTCGCCATGAACTCCGGAACCTCGGCGGCGAAAGAGGCCGGCAACATGGTCGATCTCGACAGCGACCCCTCCAAGCTCATCGACGTGGTACGGATCGGGAAGCAGCTGCTGATCACCCGGGGAGCGTTGACCACGTTCTCGATCGCGAACGACCTCGCGAAGTACTTCGCGATCATCCCCGCCATGTTCATGGGAGTGTTCCCGCAGCTCGCCGCGCTGAACATCATGGGGCTGCACTCGCCGGCCTCGGCGGTGCTGTCGGCGATCATCTTCAACGCCATCGTGATCGTGTTCCTCATCCCGCTCGCCTTGCGCGGAGTGAAGTACCGGCCCGGGAACGCGTCCCGCATCCTCGGCCGCAACCTCGCCGTGTACGGGCTGGGCGGCGTGATCGCCCCCTTCATCGGGATCTGGCTGATCGACTTGCTCGTCCGCTTCATCCCCGGCTTCTGA
- the kdpC gene encoding potassium-transporting ATPase subunit KdpC, producing the protein MNTQARGIGRTIWVATRTMALLTAALGVGYTLLITGIGHVALPGQASGSIITSQDGDPVGSSLIGQTFTDADGNPIPEYFQSRPSAAGDGYDGGASSGSNYGPENEDLIAAISERKAQIATFNGVPEDDVPADAVTASASGLDPHISPAYAEIQIARVASARGITERELRELVAAHTNAPDLGYLGETRVNVLELNLALDEWGD; encoded by the coding sequence ATGAACACACAAGCTCGCGGAATCGGGCGCACCATCTGGGTCGCCACCCGAACCATGGCGCTGCTCACCGCCGCCCTCGGCGTCGGCTACACCCTCCTCATCACCGGTATCGGGCACGTCGCTCTCCCCGGCCAAGCCAGCGGGTCGATCATCACCAGCCAGGACGGGGACCCGGTCGGGTCATCACTGATCGGCCAGACCTTCACCGACGCGGACGGCAACCCGATTCCCGAGTACTTCCAGTCGCGGCCCTCCGCAGCCGGCGACGGGTACGACGGCGGCGCATCTTCAGGGTCCAACTACGGCCCGGAGAACGAGGATCTGATCGCTGCGATCAGTGAGCGCAAAGCTCAGATCGCGACGTTCAACGGTGTCCCGGAAGACGACGTTCCGGCCGACGCCGTAACCGCCTCCGCCTCCGGACTCGACCCGCACATCAGTCCCGCGTACGCGGAGATCCAGATCGCGCGAGTCGCGAGTGCTCGCGGGATCACGGAGCGCGAGCTTCGCGAGCTGGTCGCTGCGCACACGAATGCCCCGGACTTGGGATACTTGGGGGAGACCCGTGTGAACGTTCTCGAACTGAACCTCGCACTGGACGAGTGGGGAGACTAG